One region of Miscanthus floridulus cultivar M001 chromosome 19, ASM1932011v1, whole genome shotgun sequence genomic DNA includes:
- the LOC136529054 gene encoding brassinosteroid-responsive RING protein 1-like, producing MLMGFPVGYSEMPKLVLHLLFLLGHLRRLSSWLLRLAGAGADADHDAGSWATASDAEHPRHPCAAAAAQRLEEHSPAVRFDSLLSCSSSSSSSSESGGETAPRPLPEGCCVCLGDFHAAAEVRRARGCRHVFHRACLDRWAAHGHRTCPLCRTPLLPPLLLPLPLPLPLPPS from the coding sequence ATGCTGATGGGGTTCCCCGTGGGGTACTCGGAGATGCCCAAGCTGGTGCtgcacctcctcttcctcctcggccaCCTGCGCCGCCTCTCCTCCTGGCTGCTCCGCCTCGCGGGCGCCGGCGCCGACGCCGACCACGACGCAGGCAGCTGGGCGACGGCATCCGACGCGGAGCACCCGCGCCacccctgcgccgccgccgccgcacagcGCCTGGAGGAGCACTCCCCGGCGGTGCGGTTCGACTCTCTGttgtcctgctcctcctcctcctcttcctccagcGAAAGCGGAGGGGAGACGGCGCCGCGGCCGCTGCCGGAGGGGTGCTGCGTCTGCCTGGGCGACTTCCATGCCGCCGCCGAGGTGCGCCGCGCCCGGGGCTGCCGCCACGTCTTCCACCGCGCCTGCCTCGACCGCTGGGCCGCGCACGGCCACCGCACCTGCCCGCTCTGCCGGACGCCGCTCCTCCCGCCGCTGCTCCTGCCCctcccgctgccgctgccgctgcc